The following are from one region of the Rhipicephalus microplus isolate Deutch F79 chromosome 1, USDA_Rmic, whole genome shotgun sequence genome:
- the LOC119185948 gene encoding protein FAM43A has protein sequence MSSSWPPMFNKFWNKKSVTITEYDPTYKVVYLGNVLTPWAKGDGCVDKPLATLWKNYCTNVKQDIHMKLTVCNSGLKAVTKEHGLTEYWASRITHCTSVPTHPKIFCWIYRHEGRKMKQELRCHAVLCVKEEVARQMTTQLNQKLAAALQEFKREKLSRQKARLSLGNIYEQPAMPRRKQMLSTGSSNFRAPLERSRSAPKLTSIEEDEEDEDFGDEDDLITTGSEHESTSDVVTDADLDSLSDHFMLGVGVRETDSVDSDSVEDMPNPQLRRRPLNSIDETVDEESDNVSDESGYSEEKI, from the coding sequence ATGTCGTCTTCGTGGCCTCCGATGTTCAACAAGTTCTGGAACAAGAAGTCCGTTACCATCACGGAGTATGATCCGACGTACAAGGTGGTCTACCTGGGCAACGTTCTCACTCCCTGGGCCAAGGGAGACGGTTGCGTGGACAAGCCTTTGGCCACGCTGTGGAAGAACTACTGCACCAACGTCAAACAAGACATCCACATGAAGCTGACCGTGTGCAACTCAGGTCTCAAGGCTGTCACCAAAGAGCACGGACTCACAGAGTACTGGGCTAGTCGTATCACCCACTGCACGTCGGTGCCCACCCATCCCAAGATCTTCTGTTGGATATACAGGCACGAAGGACGCAAGATGAAGCAGGAGCTTCGCTGCCACGCCGTCCTGTGCGTCAAGGAGGAAGTGGCGCGTCAAATGACCACACAGCTCAACCAAAAGCTCGCCGCGGCGCTCCAAGAGTTCAAGCGCGAGAAACTGAGCCGGCAGAAAGCGAGGCTCTCGTTGGGCAACATCTACGAACAGCCGGCGATGCCCCGCAGGAAGCAAATGCTCAGCACGGGCTCCAGCAACTTCAGGGCGCCGCTCGAGAGGTCCCGGAGTGCGCCCAAGCTCACGTCAATCGAAGAAGACGAAGAGGACGAGGACTTCGGCGACGAGGACGACCTCATCACCACTGGCTCGGAGCACGAATCCACGTCGGATGTGGTGACGGACGCTGACTTGGACTCCCTGTCGGACCACTTCATGCTCGGTGTTGGTGTGCGCGAGACGGACTCTGTGGACTCGGACTCTGTGGAGGACATGCCCAATCCTCAGCTGCGGAGACGGCCGCTGAACTCGATCGACGAGACAGTGGACGAGGAATCAGATAACGTGTCGGACGAGTCGGGCTACTCGGAAGAAAAGATTTGA